In Gossypium hirsutum isolate 1008001.06 chromosome D06, Gossypium_hirsutum_v2.1, whole genome shotgun sequence, one genomic interval encodes:
- the LOC107901801 gene encoding protein SMG7L, giving the protein MSTTSAVPLKDQKAKANFLLEIANTEKHLWVLIHTKGLLHSDVRDLYHKVCLNYESFFLDDHELTELQDVEYSLWKLHYKHIDEFRKRTKRSSANSESTMSAMGSIGSDNRYIDGFKSFLLKATEFYKKLIEKLRSHYGLPEESSSSKRGGINASIEPVKLRKCHFLCHRFLVCLGDLARYMEQVEQSSVLKHNWSVAAAYYLEAAMVWPDSGNPQNQLAVLATYVGDEFLALYHCIRSLAVKEPFPDAWNNLVLLFERNRSCDLPSLSSEEQFDFLQPFERSGSQVKLQSSEKVSDGIPLKGENDHSEGMNFWLLLIRMLSFFFLKSSLEDFPCAFASTMRVLDVMMALDDIKLRAMLESYQLMDSARTGPFRVLQAVSVFIFVFHNLNNNPELPGSKDGKNKKHLELIQFALNATFIFMGRVVYRCLRANSLNSCPLLPAILVFVEWLASMLDEVEAYGVDEKTKSSISYFFAAFMDLLKQLDVNVEIVSDVRIALWEDYELRGFAPLAQIHVSLDFSTSWNQIDSYQSGIECRIKRIINAAMKIASRSNGSYKWIIFDSLGKKFYPKDANEMPERLESENGESNSDVNVKGLNQHTYEAGKECKTQIASENQSSHLADGKSVAMEEEEVILLKPLTRHNSAPPYGKIHSEKDPASPNEMEETVPSDECLRRATSLLIAQNQANSDASDFQSDISNFRRSKPVKQHEPFVKDTTAFLFSEAPISAGPPSLSSWVLNQGSLSSTEKTRSDVSRPSLSPIAEVATSSLSDLSIHQTEDSVNSSRFDALTNYLYSPPPYSAPIPSAPLLPDDAAWFNGNQSSFSGVNGSEFINKPENFYNASRISGYPNWSPDGERIYGSGIPGFIDKYPPFSGMTSSEWLRRYRESRNLDHANSHVQPINYYAPGNPIPTHDGSRVGLFNQYGVPSVTNPTIYTESSVLHQGFPRVYGMEEPRREKPFHGYQRPSHYGCGAMTELRDEPRPLLQYLKEKEWLLQQDPTLRNPTFMGN; this is encoded by the exons ATGAGTACTACTTCAGCTGTTCCTCTGAAAGATCAGAAGGCCAAAGCAAATTTCCTTCTAGAG ATTGCTAACACAGAGAAGCATTTGTGGGTGTTAATCCACACCAAAGGTTTATTGCACTCTGATGTTCGGGATTTATACCACAAAGTCTGTTTAAATTACGAGAGTTTCTTCTTGGACGATCATGAACTGACGGAACTCCAAGATGTTGAATATTCGCTGTGGAAGCTACACTATAAGCACATTGATGAGTTCcgtaaaagaacaaaaagaagcTCAGCTAATTCAGAAAGTACAATGTCTGCAATGGGCTCAATTGGTTCTGATAACAGATATATAGATGGGTTTAAGTCATTTCTTCTAAAAGCTACCGAATTTTACAAAAAACTGATTGAGAAACTCAGAAGTCATTATGGACTTCCTGAAGAATCTTCATCCTCTAAAAGGGGTGGCATCAATGCTTCTATTGAACCTGTGAAATTGCGGAAATGTCACTTCTTATGTCACCGGTTTTTAGTATGTCTCGGGGATCTTGCTAGATATATGGAACAAGTTGAACAATCTAGTGTCCTCAAGCATAATTGGTCAGTTGCAGCCGCCTACTACTTGGAAGCTGCAATGGTATGGCCAGATAGCGGAAACCCCCAGAATCAG TTGGCAGTACTGGCTACGTATGTGGGTGATGAGTTTCTTGCTCTATACCACTGTATAAGAAGTTTAGCTGTAAAAGAACCATTCCCGGATGCCTGGAACAATCTTGTTCTACTATTTGAAAGA AACAGGTCATGTGATTTGCCATCTCTTTCGAGTGAGGAACAATTTGATTTCTTACAACCATTTGAAAGAAGTGGTTCCCAGGTAAAATTACAATCAAGTGAAAAAGTTTCAGATGGCATTCCGTTGAAGGGTGAAAATGATCACTCTGAAGGAATGAATTTTTGGCTGCTTCTTATCCGAATGCTAAGTTTCTTCTTCTTAAAATCCAG TTTGGAGGACTTCCCTTGTGCTTTTGCATCTACCATGAGAGTGTTGGATGTGATGATGGCTTTAGATGATATAAAGCTAAGAGCAATGCTGGAATCCTATCAGCTTATGGATTCGGCTAGAACAGGCCCTTTCCGAGTTCTTCAAGCTGTTTCTGTTTTCATCTTCGTCTTCCATAATCTAAATAATAACCCCGAATTGCCAGGGTCAAAAGATGGAAAGAATAAGAAACATCTCGAGTTGATACAATTCGCATTGAATGCTACATTCATTTTCATGGGACGTGTTGTATATAGATGTTTGAGGGCAAATTCTTTGAACTCGTGTCCCCTTCTACCTGCCATACTTGTTTTCGTGGAGTGGCTGGCAAGTATGCTTGATGAAGTTGAAGCATATGGAGTGGATGAGAAAACTAAAAGCTCTATATCTTATTTTTTTGCTGCTTTTATGGACCTTTTGAAGCAGCTCGATGTTAACGTTGAAATTGTGTCTGATGTAAGAATTGCACTGTGGGAAGACTATGAGTTGAGGGGCTTTGCACCGTTAGCTCAAATACATGTTTCATTAGATTTCTCAACTAGTTGGAATCAGATAGACAGTTACCAAAGTGGGATTGAATGCCGTATTAAGCGTATAATCAATGCCGCGATGAAGATTGCAAGCAGATCAAATGGTTCCTATAAATGGATTATCTTTGATAGTTTGGGGAAGAAATTCTATCCGAAAGATGCAAATGAAATGCCTGAGAGACTAGAATCAGAAAATGGGGAGTCCAATTCAGATGTAAATGTCAAAGGGCTGAATCAGCATACATATGAAGCTGGAAAAGAATGCAAGACACAGATTGCAAGTGAAAACCAAAGCAGCCATCTTGCAGATGGGAAATCTGTTGCCATGGAAGAGGAAGAAGTTATTCTCTTGAAGCCTCTTACAAGACATAATTCAGCACCACCCTATGGGAAAATTCATAGCGAAAAAGACCCTGCGTCTCCAAACGAAATGGAGGAAACTGTTCCTTCCGATGAATGTTTGCGCCGTGCTACGTCCCTACTAATAGCGCAAAACCAGGCCAATTCTGATGCTTCAGATTTTCAATCTGACATCTCGAATTTCAGGCGCAGTAAGCCTGTCAAGCAACATGAGCCTTTTGTAAAAGATACCACGGCATTCTTGTTTTCAGAAGCCCCCATCTCTGCTGGGCCACCGTCACTTAGTTCTTGGGTTCTAAACCAAGGAAGTTTAAGCAGTACCGAAAAGACAAGAAGTGATGTTAGTAGACCAAGCTTGAGCCCTATTGCTGAAGTAGCCACTTCATCCCTGAGCGATCTCTCGATCCATCAAACCGAGGATTCTGTCAATTCATCAAGATTTGATGCTTTAACCAATTACTTGTACTCACCTCCACCATATTCGGCTCCAATTCCTTCTGCCCCTTTATTGCCTGATGATGCTGCTTGGTTTAATGGTAATCAGTCTAGCTTTTCCGGGGTGAATGGCTCAGAGTTCATTAATAAACCCGAGAATTTCTACAATGCATCAAGGATAAGTGGTTACCCCAATTGGTCTCCTGATGGCGAACGTATTTATGGTTCTGGTATTCCTGGTTTCATTGATAAATACCCTCCATTCAGCGGGATGACTTCTTCAGAATGGCTTCGGAGATACAGAGAAAGTCGCAATCTTGATCATGCCAACAGCCATGTGCAGCCTATCAACTATTATGCTCCCGGGAACCCCATTCCCACACATGATGGTTCCCGTGTTGGTCTTTTCAATCAATACGGAGTACCATCTGTTACaaatccaacaatttacacaGAGAGTTCCGTGTTGCATCAAGGATTTCCCCGTGTTTACGGCATGGAGGAACCGAGAAGGGAAAAGCCGTTTCATGGTTATCAAAGACCGAGCCATTATGGCTGTGGGGCCATGACTGAGCTTAGAGACGAGCCACGGCCACTCTTGCAGTATCTAAAAGAGAAAGAATGGCTACTCCAGCAGGATCCAACCCTGAGAAATCCTACTTTCATGGGAAATTGA